CTCGCTGCGGTTGCGATCGCGGGCGGCGGCCTGTACCTCGCGATCGTGCAGGCCCAGCACGGCCGAGCGGCCGCAGATGTGCTCGCCGCCGCGGCTGCAGTGGCGCTGATCGGGGCGTTCCTCTCGACCCTGCGCGGACGCGAAGGGTGGGCGTTCATCGCCACGGCTGCGGCGCTGGCGTTCGTGGTGTGCACGCTGTTCGCCGATCTATGGCCGAACGTGATGCCGTCGAGCACCAGCGCTGCGGACAGCCTGACGGTGCACAACGCCTCGAGCTCGCCGTACACCCTCGGCGTCATGACCTGGGTGGCGGGCTTCGCGACCCCTGTGGTTCTCGTCTACCAGGCGTGGACGTACTGGGTGTTCCGCAAGCGGCTGCGCCGGGCGGACATCCCGGGCGGCGGCGTCGTACCACCCGTGCCCGGACCGCGGTCCGGTGAGGCGTCGGGCGTGGTTGCCCCGAGCGGGTCGTGAAACCGCTCGATCCGAGGCTCCTCCGGCGGGCAGCGCCGGCTCGGCGCTACCTCGGAGTAGTCGTCGCATCGGGCTGCCTCACTGCCGGCCTGGTGGTCGCACAGGCGACCTTGCTCGCCGGGCTGATCGTGCACGCCGACCGGGGGGTCAGCCGGCTGCGCGACGAGCTGATCGCTCTGCTCGCCGTCCTGGTGGCGCGCGGGGTGTTGGCCTATGCCGGCGAGGTCGGCGCGCTGCGCGCGGCCGCTGCCGTCCGGTCGACACTTCGACGCGATCTTGCCGCGAAGGTGCTCGCCCTCGGCCCGGCCTGGACCGGGCGCGAGCGGTCCGGTGAGGTCACGACGCTGATGACGAAGGGCCTCGACGCGCTCGACGGCTACTTCGCGCGCTACCTTCCGCAACTCGTGCTCGCGACGTTCGTGCCGGCAGTCGTGCTGGCCCGGGTCGCGGGCGCGGACTTCATCTCGGCCGTGACGATCGGCTCGACGATTCCGTTGATCCCGGTTTTCATGATCTTGGTCGGCCTGCACACCCGGGCGCGTACCGAGCGGCAGTGGCGCTCCTTGTCCCGGCTCGGCGGGCACTTCCTCGACGTCGTCGAAGGCCTGCCGACGCTCAAGGTGTTCGGGCGGGCAAAGGCGCAAGTGGAGCTGATCCGCAAGGTCAGCGACTCCTACCGGCGTACGACGATGGCCACCCTGCGCGTGGCGTTCATCTCCGCGCTCGTTCTCGAGCTGCTTGCGACGCTGGCTACGGCGGTCGTCGCCGTCGAGGTCGGCCTGCGCCTGCTCAACGGTGACCTGGCGTACCAGACCGCGCTGCTCGTGCTGCTGCTGACACCCGAGGCATACCTACCGCTTCGCGCGGTCGGGGCGAGCTTCCATGCGAGCGCCGACGGAGTCGCGGCGGTCAATGATGCGCTCGACATCCTCGAGCACCCGAGCAACGACCTCCCCAGTTCCGCTCGCTGTGACCTGCGCCATGACTCGATCCGGCTCGACGGGGTGACCGTCCGCTACGACGACCGCTCCGACAACGCCCTCGACAGCATCCGCCTGGCAGTCGACCCGGGGGAGCGGGTGGCCCTTTCGGGTCCTTCCGGCGCCGGCAAGTCGACCGTGCTGGCTGTGCTCCTCGGCTTCGTCCAGCCGACCGGCGGCGACGTGTCCATCGGCTCCCGTCCCTACCGCGACCTCGACGTCGAGCGGCTGCGGGCGCAGGTCGCATGGGTGCCGCAGGCGCCGCGGATCTTTGCCGGCACGGTCGCGGACAACATTCGGCTCGGACAGCCGGACGCGGAGGATGCCGCCGTTCGCGCGGCCGCGGCGGCGGCCGGCTTTGCCGAGGTCGTCGCTGGGCTTCCGGCCGGGTACGAGACCGTGCTCGGCGACCGTGGCCTGACCCTCTCGACCGGGCAACGGCAGCGGCTGGCGCTGGCCCGCGCGTTTCTCCGCGATGCCCCACTCGTCCTGCTCGACGAGCCCGGCGCGCACCTCGACCCGGAGACCGCCACCGCGCTTCGGGCCGCCGTCGAGCGCCTCGCGAGCGGCCGCTCCCTGATTGTCGTCACCCACGACAACCGCTGGCACGACCTCGTCGACCGCGTCGTGATCTTGGATCACGGCCGGGTGGCCGGCGACTATGCGACTGGCGCACGAGTTCCGGCGGTGGCCTGATGACGGCGCAAGCGCTTCCGGTCGCGCGTCGGCCCCAGCTGAGGCTGTTGACACTCGGCCGCCCGGTTCGGCTCACCCTGGCTCTCGCCGTTGCCGCGGGCGCGCTGACCGTCGGCGCCGCGATCGGGCTGATGGCCGCGTCGGGGTTCCTGCTCTCGCGAGCGTCGCAGCACCCCAACCTGGTTGCGCTGTCGATCGCGATCGTCGCCGTGCGTGCGCTCGGCATCACGCGGGGGATCAGCCGCTACGTCGAGCGCCTCGCCGGACACGACGCGGCGCTGCGCGTGCTGTCCGACCTTCGGGCATCCGTGTACGCCCGGCTCGAGCGACTGGCGCCGGCCGGGCTCCGCGGGCTCACCGGTGGGGAGCTGGTCGGTCGGTTCGTGGCAGACGTGGACGCGGTCCAGGACCTGTTCATCCGAGGGATCACGCCGCCGCTCGTGGCTGCCCTTATCGGCGCCGTGACGGTGGTCTTCTCGGTCGCGGTCTTTGCGCCCGGCGGCGCCGTACTGCTGGCCGGCCTCCTGGTTGCCGGCATCGGCTTGCCGGCCATCGCCTACCTGCTCGGCCGCCGTCCGGCCCGGTCGACTGCGGCCCTTCGCGGCGAGCTTGCCTCCGCGACCGTCGACCTCGTGGACGGATCTGCCGAGCTGATCGCGTACGGCGCTACGGCGCAGGCGCTCGATCGCATCGCCGAACGCGACCGCGAGCTGTTGCGGATGTCGAGGCGGGCGGCGATCGCGAATGCGATCGGCGCCGGTGGCGCGACCATGGTCAGCGGCCTGACGGTCTTCGGTGTCCTGTTCTTCGGGGTGGCGGCTTCGCATCGCGGCACCCTCGGCACGGTACCGCTCGCGGTGATCGTCCTCACCGCTCTCGCCGCCTTCGAGCTCACCTCGGCGCTGCCCGCTGCGGCGATCGCGCTGGCATCCGTTCGGGCGTCGGCGCGGCGTGTGTTCGCGGTGCTCGACGCACCGGCTCCGGTCGCCGAGCCGGCCGAGCCGTTGCCGTTCCCGCCGGGCCCGGTGCGGATCAACGTGCAACGGGTCACCGCCCGCTATCCCGGCGCTCGTAGTGACGTGCTGCACGATCTGGATCTCGATCTCGCCCCCGGCCGGCGGGTTGGGGTGGTCGGCCGGTCAGGATCGGGGAAGAGCACGCTGGCCGCGCTCCTGTTGCGGTTGCTCGATCCGGACTCGGGCGTCGTGCTGATCAACGGTGTCGATGCGTCAGCCCTCGCCGGGGACGACGTCCGGCAACATGTCAGCGGGTGTATCGCCGATCCGCACGTCTTCGATTCGACCGTGAGGGAGAACCTCCGGCTGGCGCGTCCCGCCGCGGATGACGAGCAGCTAATGAGCGCGCTGCGCACCGTGCGGCTGTCGAGCTGGGTGGCCGAGCTCCCGCACGGGCTCGATACGGAGGTCGGCCCGCACGGCGTCGCGATGTCCGGCGGGCAGCGGCAGCGGCTCGCACTGGCGCGGGCGGTCCTCGCCGATCCGGCGGTGCTGATCCTGGACGAACCGACCGCGCATCTCGATCCCGCGACCGCCGCCGAGGTCATGCGCGACGTGCTCGCGATCACTGCCGGCCGCACCACCCTGCTCATCACCCACGACACGCACGGGCTCGATGCAATGGATGAGGTCATCGAGATCGTGGACGGGCACGCGCGACCCGCCGGCGTGCGGGCCTAGGGGCGGGGCCGATCGGCTCGCTCGGCCGGCGGCAAGCGTGCCGATCGCATCGGGACCTTCGAGCGCACGGTCAGGACCTTTGGCCCTGCCCAAGCCATGGCGAACCGGGGCAGGGTGGACCTGAACGGAGGAGGACACCATGACCGCATTGGGTAAGCGCCAGCGGATCGTGGTCGGGTACGACGGGTCGGCCGACGCCCGCGCCGCGCTCGACTGGGCCGCGCGCTTCGCATCCGCTACCGACGCGACCGTTCGGGTAGTCGCGGCCTGGACGTGGCCGATCTCGTACGGCTATCCGATCGGCTGTGCCGACTATGCGCCGGAGGTCGACGCCAAGGATCTGGCCGAGCGAGCGGTAGCCGAGCTCCAGCTGC
This genomic stretch from Mycobacteriales bacterium harbors:
- the cydC gene encoding thiol reductant ABC exporter subunit CydC, with product MTAQALPVARRPQLRLLTLGRPVRLTLALAVAAGALTVGAAIGLMAASGFLLSRASQHPNLVALSIAIVAVRALGITRGISRYVERLAGHDAALRVLSDLRASVYARLERLAPAGLRGLTGGELVGRFVADVDAVQDLFIRGITPPLVAALIGAVTVVFSVAVFAPGGAVLLAGLLVAGIGLPAIAYLLGRRPARSTAALRGELASATVDLVDGSAELIAYGATAQALDRIAERDRELLRMSRRAAIANAIGAGGATMVSGLTVFGVLFFGVAASHRGTLGTVPLAVIVLTALAAFELTSALPAAAIALASVRASARRVFAVLDAPAPVAEPAEPLPFPPGPVRINVQRVTARYPGARSDVLHDLDLDLAPGRRVGVVGRSGSGKSTLAALLLRLLDPDSGVVLINGVDASALAGDDVRQHVSGCIADPHVFDSTVRENLRLARPAADDEQLMSALRTVRLSSWVAELPHGLDTEVGPHGVAMSGGQRQRLALARAVLADPAVLILDEPTAHLDPATAAEVMRDVLAITAGRTTLLITHDTHGLDAMDEVIEIVDGHARPAGVRA
- the cydD gene encoding thiol reductant ABC exporter subunit CydD produces the protein MKPLDPRLLRRAAPARRYLGVVVASGCLTAGLVVAQATLLAGLIVHADRGVSRLRDELIALLAVLVARGVLAYAGEVGALRAAAAVRSTLRRDLAAKVLALGPAWTGRERSGEVTTLMTKGLDALDGYFARYLPQLVLATFVPAVVLARVAGADFISAVTIGSTIPLIPVFMILVGLHTRARTERQWRSLSRLGGHFLDVVEGLPTLKVFGRAKAQVELIRKVSDSYRRTTMATLRVAFISALVLELLATLATAVVAVEVGLRLLNGDLAYQTALLVLLLTPEAYLPLRAVGASFHASADGVAAVNDALDILEHPSNDLPSSARCDLRHDSIRLDGVTVRYDDRSDNALDSIRLAVDPGERVALSGPSGAGKSTVLAVLLGFVQPTGGDVSIGSRPYRDLDVERLRAQVAWVPQAPRIFAGTVADNIRLGQPDAEDAAVRAAAAAAGFAEVVAGLPAGYETVLGDRGLTLSTGQRQRLALARAFLRDAPLVLLDEPGAHLDPETATALRAAVERLASGRSLIVVTHDNRWHDLVDRVVILDHGRVAGDYATGARVPAVA
- a CDS encoding universal stress protein, with the protein product MTALGKRQRIVVGYDGSADARAALDWAARFASATDATVRVVAAWTWPISYGYPIGCADYAPEVDAKDLAERAVAELQLPADRVEVAVLEGSAGPVLVDASSDADLIVVGSRGHNAAVSALLGSVSAYCVHHSKVPVVVVR